A genomic window from Antedon mediterranea chromosome 4, ecAntMedi1.1, whole genome shotgun sequence includes:
- the LOC140048130 gene encoding cytochrome P450 26B1-like — protein MFYLIFSWISSFIQLVALFLLVYSLFRAIHYFWNLYHSLQYDSTCKDPLPGGGMGWPIIGETFQLILKGSKFYEERFKKHGKIFKTHVLGKPIIRVYGAENLQKIFQLENEILAPSLPTSTRSLLGQHAISGMFGTLHAVARKRIMEAFRHSALESYVPSIQKQIDETLENWCSKEKVTVYPEMRELIFRVNGSTLCGFNYSKTEILSLTETFKVFSDNIFCLPINIPGSGLNKGMKAREILLERIGASVRKKRESDSLEDRTALRLLMEYMDETKDDVDDKIIKDVVLELLFASFSTTSSAATTLLMNLSRHPEVVARIKQELEESGLYSLDNVHGLSLAEINSLKYTAAVVRESLRLTPPVGGGFRKVLQTFTLEGKQIPKGWTLLWSIRETMGYSSYYDNVDQFYPDRFINNEKEYKVISNRYNYCVFGGGPRSCIGKHLAILFLKILTIELTRKCNWRLLTTDLKIALLPVPHPKNGLPVKFMRNNQEKQETKIESTKKID, from the exons atgttttatttaatattcagcTGGATTTCATCGTTTATCCAGTTAGTGGCACTGTTTCTGTTGGTGTATAGTCTGTTTCGCGCTATTCACTACTTTTGGAATCTTTATCACAGTCTGCAGTATGATAGTACATGTAAAGATCCACTACCTGGCGGGGGAATGGGTTGGCCAATCATTGGTGAGACATTTCAACTTATACTAAAG GGATCAAAATTTTACGAAGAACGTTTTAAAAAACATGGTAAAATATTCAAGACGCATGTTCTGGGGAAACCTATTATCCGGGTGTATGGAGCGGAAAACCTGCAAAAGATATTCCAGTTAGAAAATGAAATTCTTGCACCGTCACTGCCGACCTCGACGCGTAGTCTCCTCGGACAACACGCGATAAGCGGGATGTTTGGCACGCTGCACGCAGTCGCTCGTAAACGCATTATGGAAGCGTTTCGTCACAGCGCTCTAGAGTCATATGTTCCTTCGATACAGAAGCAAATTGACGAAACTCTAGAAAACTGGTGCTCAAAAGAAAAGGTGACCGTCTACCCAGAGATGCGTGAATTAATATTCCGTGTTAATGGTTCAACTTTATGTGGATTTAACTATTCAAAAACTGAAATATTGAGTCTTACAGAAACATTTAAAGTGTTTTCCGACAATATTTTCTGCTTACCAATCAATATTCCAGGATCGGGCCTAAACAAG GGGATGAAAGCACGAGAAATACTTCTGGAACGAATTGGAGCCAGTGTTAGGAAGAAGAGGGAATCAGACTCATTAGAAGACCGAACCGCATTAAGGCTTCTTATGGAGTACATGGACGAGACGAAAGATGACGTTGACGACAAGATCATTAAAGACGTCGTTTTAGAGCTCCTCTTTGCTAGTTTCTCGACAACCTCTAGTGCAGCCACTACGTTACTGATGAATCTGTCGCGACATCCAGAGGTCGTTGCTAGAATAAAACAAGAATTGGAAGAGAGCGGATTGTATTCATTGGATAATGTTCATGGGTTGAGTTTGGCAGAGATCAATAGCCTGAAATACACAGCTGCGGTTGTCAGGGAATCTTTGAGGCTTACCCCACCGGTTGGCGGCGGGTTCAGAAAGGTGTTACAGACCTTTACGCTCGAG GGCAAGCAGATACCAAAAGGTTGGACACTATTATGGAGTATCCGAGAAACAATGGGGTATTCAAGTTATTACGATAACGTTGACCAATTTTACCCCGACCGGTTTATCAACAACGAAAAGGAGTATAAAGTCATTTCAAACCGCTACAATTACTGCGTGTTCGGCGGTGGGCCTAGAAGTTGTATCGGCAAACATCTTGCtatattatttctaaaaatCTTGACCATCGAACTAACTCGTAAATGCAATTGGCGTTTACTGACAACAGATCTTAAAATAGCTCTTCTACCTGTACCGCACCCAAAGAACGGACTACCGGTAAAGTTTATGAGGAATAACCAAGAAAAACAAGAAACGAAAATCGAGTCAACAAAGAAGATAGACTGA